atataattaatattaatattataattagtaaaattataaaatgtgataaaaataaaaattaaaaaaattaaattaataatatttaattattatatagcgagtaaataaataatccaaTATGGATGTAAATCAATGCTCACACTTCGCtgaagtttagattttttttatcttgatttttttcatttctctaaCCTTATATTTTCCTTTCTCGAACAAGTAAGCTACTGActtctacacttttttttatttaaatcattattcAAGCGCATCCTGGGACTAGCGCATCGAGGGCCGTttccttgtatatatatatatatagagagagagagagagagagagagagagtcacatAAACAAGTGAAAGCAAGAATTGGCcaggcattaaaaaaaaaaaaaaaaaaaaaaaaaaaaaaaaaaaaaaaaaaaagaattggacAACACGGCGTCATGATAGATTCTTTGGAATTTTTGCTATAAAATtcctatattatatacatgtacAATGGGTTGATCATTTTAAAAGGAATCTTGTATAACTCTTCTTCGCAATTTAACAGGAACGTAGCTCAAAAAACACTCCCCACATCACGGAAGCCCCAAGCAAAATAAGCGAGTGTTCTTCTGACCCAGTGCTCCGTCCCGATCATCATGGCTCAGCCAATTCCAGCTCCAGCTGATCCAACTGCCATAAAATTTGCCAACCCTCTTCCTGTCATCTCCACTCAATACTGTACACCTCACTGTGTTAATCTTGCGGttgtcaaaaaacaaaaaagtcatGACCATATCCGGTGGTGGCTTTGTTGTCAGAGACAACAACGACACCATCATTTTCAAAGTGAAAGGAAAGTTAATGACCCTTCGTTATCAGCGTGTTCTGCTTGATGCTGCTGGAAAGCCTATTGTTACTCTTCGAGAGAAGGTTAATTAATTTGgctgataatatatatttcatcatAACAATATGTAACATCTTTTTCACCAAGTCTTGGTTTTGTTATACATTTTGTTATATTCGATTATATAACCTCTGGAAATTGCGATTAACGATGATGTTTGTTTGCGTAGATAATGAGTGCACATGATAGATGGAATGTGTATAGGGGTGAAAGCAAAAAGTCCAGTGATCTGATTTTGACTGTTAGGCAATCTTCAAGGATTCAACTAAAGGCTAAGTTACATGTGTTCTTGGCAAATGACACAATAGAAGAGGTATGCGACTTCATGGTTGAAGGGAGTACTTGGACCAAAAAAACTTTTGTCGTTTATACCGGAGATCGTACCAATATAGTTGCGAAGGTAATTAATTAGCTAGTTTTCGCTTGGTTATTAATTTCGTAAAATTAATTAACCTTGAATGTTTAagcacctatatatataattagaaactAATTGAATTGATTACGTGGGAATTAAAATGCAGATGTGTAAGAAGACCACCGTTCGAAGTGTTCTGATTGGAAAAGACCATTACTCGTTAACTGTTCATGGTAAcgttgattatgcattcatagcCGCGCTTATTGTGAATATTCTAGACGACGTAACACATAATTAGCGACATGGATGAGCTGGCCTTCAATTCAAGCAGGACCATGGCTGCGTAATGATGGATAGACAGATTGttttacataaataaatgaGGTTTGTACCATAAACAATGAATGTGCATCCAGCTTGGGCTAAGTCAATATTAAAGTTAATAAGCTGATGATGAGTTTGCTGTCGATCATTTGCTTGACTATATACTTCAAAGAGACTGAGCCGGGTTTCTTAGACTAATACAAAGAGACTGCATGGGGTAAACTATATTATAGTTAATGTAGACAAGTTACTTTCATGTTCCAAAAATCCAATCTAGAAATATAAGTGATCAAGCGACAAATTAAATGTATGGAGATGCATGCAATTAGCATTTTACTTACAATTGACAGTGTCTAGTTAGCTTAAAACATAATAAGGTACGATgcctaatatataataaatatcagTTTTTTTACTGCAAAATTATGTCCTTAATTAAGTACTTGACATATCAAAAGCTTAGTTAAGTAgtcttaaattaatatttacggCCGAATCACACGTGTGGCTAGCTGGCAAAGAACACAAAACATACTAAAAAGAACAATGTAGGTATCGACTCAAGGGATCGagttatttaagttatattgcGCTAATGTGGTAGGGAAAAATTTTGGCTTTGCTAGGGTTTCTCTCTGCGCATTGAATGGCTACTGTAGAGCCCCTTCTGGGCCCTTCGGCCATGGCTAGGAGGCAACACTCCTTTGCTGAGATGGTTTCTCAATCCCTTTCCGCTACCATAGGTGAAGATCCCTATTCGTCCACCAAAGGTTATTGATGGGGAGATTTGCATCATGTTTTTGAGGAAGGAAATGGAAAAATCAGCTTAgccttttcaattctctctaGTGATGAAATTTCTATGCCAAAGACCATCGCTAGATATGATTCGCTCTTTCATCAAAGTCTGATGGGGTCTAGACAAGCAACAGGTGGTATCTAGCATGAGAAGACCATGCAATGTTTTTGTGAGGTTTTCCAATGAACCCGATTATTTAAAAGCATTTTCCAATGAGGTTTGCGATGTTGAGGGGTCTCCTTATCAGATTTTCAACTGGAGTACTGATTTCTCATAGGAGCTCTATCCACCTtgtcaatagatggaatactcGTTGTCCCTTCGCGAATGCTCTCAGGCTGGACTGGGACATGATCACCCACCATAGGCAGATGAATCGCCTCACCCGCATCATAATTTAGATTGAGGGTAGCTGCAACTTTGGGGTCCAACTCGCGCTCCCCAACCAAGTTATCAAATATGGGGAATTTGAGAATAGGGCTGAATGCCAGGTTGCATGCTTGTTGAGGGGGGTTGAGCTAGAAGGTGGTGGCCAAATCTGTTAGGACCAAGTTTGCCAAGCCCTCAGCGTCCCCTAGTCCGGGAGAATACAGCTGTGTAGAAGACCTACCAGCCATAGAAAATTGGGCAGGAGCTGGCGAGGTAAGAGCCTGGGCGTGGTCACCTTCTAAAGGTGTCAGGGTCTTCTTTTGCTTGGGCATAGGAGGATAGGTGTCCTTGGCACGGGCCCTTTTCTTTTGCCTCTTTTATTCTTTGTCTTTGTCtttgtcttttttttcttctttctttgttttccttcttctcctttttattcttcttgttcttcttctcccttttctcttcgcctttttcctcttcaaacgtcttgttcttttccttcttcactTGCATGGTTTGACCGTCTTTCTTGCCTTTCTCTGAAGGCCTGTCAAAATTGGGAGGAGGAATTGTGGCTGAAATCATGAATGAACGCCCCTGAACATGAGAGCGGTTAGGGGACATCAGGAACCAATCAATGTGGGCGAGCATTAGTAGGAAATCGGTCCAAAGATGGTCAGGGTGAGCCTGGGCCCAAGAGCAGACGGTTTCGATTTAGGCCAGCTCTCGAATTGATAAAGGCTCCATATTTGTCCACAAGCTCTTATCAACAAGAAGGACACCCCAGATCGCCCTAACTGGAAAATCTCTtaaaggagcttcagaggcagGAAATTCCCAACCTTGGCCAGTGATAAAGAAGaacttacttgtctagttcttggcATTTGAATGTCGAGTCTCGAATCGGGCCAATGTTTGCCTATTGTCCTTCTTGCGAAAGCTGGCAGTGTTGCCATTCAGTGGCGAGCCTCACAttgtaaaaagattaaaattccTAAGTAGTCAAGTCGGGGTAAATGTCCCCGAGAGGTTCCAAAACTATACAAAAAACCATGTACGTACAGAGAATGGCCCACAATGTGAAGGGATGGAGTTGAGTGATCGCCAAACCCAGCAAGTCTAAAATGTCGCAAGGGGGCGATAGAAAGGAAGTTTCAAACCATGAAACAAAAGGGAAGTTGTTAAGGTAACTTTGCCTACAAACCCTTTGTCGTCGCAGGACCCAGATGAAGGAACATTTAGCACCGCATCTTTAGAGATGCGGAATTCATCCCTAATCACTGGAAGATATTTCTGTCTCAATGCAGAATGCCACCCATACCCATCAAAGACTGGGGGCTTCTGGTGCAGGGGAAGGTTACTCAAAGTTGCCGCGATATTCAGCCATGGAATCTTGGGAAGAAAGATGACAATGAAATAAGTAAGATGGAATGGTTAAACGCCAAGAAGCATGAACATGGATAAGCATGGGCTACAATGAAAATAGGGAAGGTAGTAAAGGAAAGAATGAGCAAGATTGGTAGATGGATATTTCAAAGGGGCAAATACAAAATGCCAGTCATAGGCATCATAACCTGATTCGAGAGCAGAAAGGTAATCGTCACACAGAATCCTTACCGATGCAACGTTAAATGTTAATCATGAGGGACTCTTCGATTTCTGAAAATGTGAAGGAATAGCGGGGTATGTAGAGGTTGGTAGATAGGCTGGTGACTATTTGAAAATAGGGCTTGGAAGAAAGAGGGGCCCATAGCAAGGTACACGccaaaacaaataattaattaatgcataaaaGTGTTTCTGGAAAGCTGTCAACATAAAATTCTCCACCCATGGAGTGAAGGGAATTAGCAGGGTAGTTGGATGACCCATTTCATATTTAAACCAAGTATGAAAGTCCTCTATAAGCAGGCTTGAACTGAAAGGTCCAATAGATATCTGCACATTCCGCGCCACTTTATTCAGGAAGAAGTTAGTCTCATGCACATATATGACTATTTCAGTTACGTAAAGATGGTCTAGGCCGATAAACGCGGCACAGGATAAACATCACAGGATAGTAATCTCATATAAAGATGATCTAGTTTAACGGATATCCTCTATATATACCAGGTAGCTCAAAAAATGAGAGATTTTCTAACTTCTAGACTTTGGAGAGATTTtgtactgacttaagcatcgaagTATTCTCAAGTGCATTCCACTGGAGTTTTCTTACTATTTGCAGGTGAATGCTTGCACTGATGGTGGTGGGACACGTTCTTATCAGGGTTGATTTTTACGTTGTTTCTATCCCGCATTTCTTGAATAGATATATCTTTGTGTTTTTTATCTTCAGATTTTCGCATTTTGTTTTGACCTATGCTATTTCGACTTCCTCCATTCTATTATCATTTTGGatgatcattatatatatatatatgtgtgtgtgtgtgtgtttttattcTCAAACTCATCCCAGCTCAAATACATCGTACACAATCCAAAATAGAACCAAAGTTTTAAATCGCCTGCATGAATTCAGTTCTGCAAGTGATTCAGAAAAATACACTGAAATCGGTCCAATATGACCGGTTCGGATTGACCAATAATTGGTTGAAACAGTTTGATGAatcgaaatatttttttttcccaatcttTTATActcttatttatattaaaaaatattgtatataaataCGATCAACTTCCGATGAGCATAATccaaatatttaattacaatTAGATCTCCATGATTCCAAATTAATTAGCATATTCCCAATTATTTTCTTAGTTAAAAAATGTGATCGAGTCGAAAGCCTAGCTATCTATATGCTGCATAATTCTCTCCTCATATGAGTCGGCTCTCTATATTCTTAGATCAACTCATAATAATTGGAGATATTGGAAGAAAGTTTGATGGAATTATCCAATAAAcagaaaagaaataatattcaaTCACACGATCGAGAAGCTGGATTTATTTGTGATCGTAGACGGACCAGTActgataatattatatacaccATACATTCGTCATCATTACATCATCGCTCAGTGCAAACTTACCCATAAAAAGTATcatacatagagagagagagataagatAAATGTTCTAAACCACATTAGGTGCTGCAGATTTAAGGGTCGGATCATGATGAGAGgtatcaaatcatattaatgaATCGTGTTCGTGTCATATTAagatatgtatattttattatataagtaaATCTGAACTTGATCCGTTAAAtttatcatatcaaaatatcaaatcttaatataaacTATTAACATAACAACTTGATCGTATCATGTTAATCcgtttatgtaaatggattgaatagacttaaatttaatataattttatataaatattaaaatcacaatatttataaaaattataaactaactataagtttaaaattacaatctaaataataaaaatatcgaaattaaaattttaaaaatattatttttaggtaAAAGGTTAtaattgtaattataatttttttaacagatCGTAACGGATTATAACATATTAAAATGGATTGACCCATTATTAATCTGTTAGATAATAGTATCTTAACGattaacttattttaatttaatttattaaaattaaatcaaaacctATTATTATCGTATCATATTTACGATAGAATTACCGGTCGTATTATATATTGCCTTTCCTAATCATGGCAGCTATCAGATATGCTTTGGACTATTTTGCATTCAAGTCCAATAAATGTACAAGGCATTCTACTAGACACGTTCGATCCCATGGAATCTAAAGGGACAGATATGCTTTGGACTATTTGGCATACAAGTCCAATAAATGTACAAGGCATTCTACTAGACACGTTCGGAACGTGTCCCATGGAATCTAAAGGGACAGATATGCTTTGTACTATTTGGCATACAAGTCCAATAAATGTACAAGGCATTCTACTAGACACGTTCGATCCCATGGAGTCTAAAGGGAAAGCGTACATACGTGTGGTCCCGCCACCTCAACATTTCAGAGCGCACTTCACGGGTCTTCTGCGCattttaaaaggaaaaccaCTCACAGAACACTCCCCACACCACCAAAACCTCAAGCAACATAAGCGAGTCTTCATCTCCTGTGCTCCTTCCCCATTCTCATCATCATGGCTCAGCCAATTCCAATTCCAGCTCCAGCTCCAAGTGGCACAAAACTTGAAAACCCTCTTCCCATCATCGGCACTCAGTACTGTACACCTTACCCCGTTGATCTTTCGGTTGTAAAAAAAGTCATGACCATATCCGATGGTAACTTTGTTGTCACAGACATCAACGGCACCGTCATTTTCAAAGTTAAAGGAAAATTAATGTCCCTTCATGATCAGCGTATTCTGCTTGATGCTGCCGAAAATCCTATTGTCACTCTTCGAGAGAAGGTTCATTAATTtggtttataatatatatttcactGTAAACATATGTAACATCCTTTCCCCCAAGTCTtggttttgttatttattttcttatattcatataattatattatattgtctTGAAATTGCAATTGATCATCATGTTTGTTTGCGTAGATAATGTCTGCACATGACAGATGGTATGTGTATAGGGGCGAAAGCAAAGAGCCCAATGATCTTCTTTTTACTGTTAAGCGATCTTCAATGATCCAATTCAAGGCCAAATTACATGTGTTTTTGGCAAATAACACAAAAGAAGAGGTATGCGACTTCAAGGTTGAAGGGAGTTGGTCTGAAAGAAGTTGTGTCGTTTATGCAGGAGATTCTCCCAATATAGTTGCTCGGGTAAGAAGCTGGTTTTcgcttttagtttttctttttacaagtaATCGGAGATGTGAGGATGTTTATATTAGAGAGACGAAGTAGTATGTATTACTTGATTCTTTGGAAAAATTAACGAGatctttgaaaatttaagaacctATATAATTAGAGACTAATTGAATTGATTACCGTGGAAATTAAAATGCAGATGTATAAGAAGACCACCGCTCAAAGTGTTCTGTTCGGAAAAGACAACTTCTCGGTGACTGTTTATCCTAAcgt
This genomic interval from Carya illinoinensis cultivar Pawnee chromosome 10, C.illinoinensisPawnee_v1, whole genome shotgun sequence contains the following:
- the LOC122278140 gene encoding protein LURP-one-related 10-like — encoded protein: MAQPIPIPAPAPSGTKLENPLPIIGTQYCTPYPVDLSVVKKVMTISDGNFVVTDINGTVIFKVKGKLMSLHDQRILLDAAENPIVTLREKIMSAHDRWYVYRGESKEPNDLLFTVKRSSMIQFKAKLHVFLANNTKEEVCDFKVEGSWSERSCVVYAGDSPNIVARMYKKTTAQSVLFGKDNFSVTVYPNVDYAFIIALIVILDDINKESGAE